Sequence from the Deinococcus reticulitermitis genome:
GCCTTCGGGCGGCAACGGGACTCCTTTACCACCCTCCTCCCGGTCCAAGGCATGGAGACCCCCTTTCCCGCCGTCTTTATCCGCGCGCCGGTCATCACGCGCCTGGGTGCGGGGGCGCAGTCCCTCGCCGACATCGGCGGCCAGAGCGTCCTCGTGCGGCAGGGGCGAGTGCTCGCGAGCGCCTTTCATCCCGAGCTCACGAACGACCCCCGGCTCCACGAACTGTTTCTCGCGGGGGTCGAGGCGCAGCGGCCCGCCCATCGTCCGGCTTAGACCCCTTCCCGACCCCCGGCGGGGCGCCCGGCATACTGGGGCCGTATGAGTCACCCCCCCCACGGCCTCCTCGTCATGAAATTCGGCGGCACCAACATGCAAGACGCCGCCGCCATCCGCCACAGCGCGTCGCTGGCCGGACGCAGCCTCAAAGAAGGCGTGCAGGTGGTCGTCGTCGTCAGCGCCATGGCCGGCGTGACCAACGGCCTGCTGCACCTCGCCGACGCCGCACAGGGCGGTGACATCGCCCGCGCCAACGACGAGATCGCCGCGCTGCGCACCCGGCACTTCACGGCGGCCCAAGACCTCGGGGCCGCGCCCGACAGTGAAACCGTGCGCGAGCTGCGCGAACTGCACGAGACGCTGCGGCAGGCGGTCTACGGCGTCTACCTGCTGCGTGAGCTCACCCCGCGCAGCCGTGACCTGATCGTGGCGTTCGGCGAGCGGCTCTCGGCTCCACTGATGAGTCTTGCCCTCGAACTCTCGGGTCTGCGCGCCCGGCACCTCACCGGGGGAGAAGCGGGCATCCTCACCGACACGCACTTCGGCAACGCCCGGCCCCTCCCGGTCAGTTACGAGCGCGTCCGCGACCGCCTAAGCGGCTTCCTGTCCAGCGGCACCACCCCGGTGATCGCCGGATTCATGGGCGAGACCGACCAAGGGGCCATCACCACCCTCGGGCGCGGCGGCACCGACTTTTCCGCCACCATCGTCGGCAAGGCGCTCGGCGCCGACGAGGTCTGGGCGTGGAAAGACGTCGACGGCGTGATGAGCGCCGATCCCCGGGTGGTTGGGGACGCTCAGAACATCGGTGTCCTCAGCTACGGCGAGGTGATGGAGCTCGCGTACTTCGGTGCCAAAGTGCTGCACCCGCTCGCCGTGACGCCCCTCCAGGAAAGCGGCATCCCGCTGCGGGTCAAAAGCGCCGCCGATCCTGACTTTCCCGGCACCCTGGTCCAGGCCCAGCCTGAGGAAGACGCGACCCACCCGGTCAAGGCGGTCACCGCCATTCGCAACGTCAGCCTGATCAACGTGACCGGCGCCGGGGTCCTCGGCGTGCCGGAGGTCGTCGCCTCGGTGTTCACGGCCATCGCCCGCGAGAACGTCACCCTCCTGATGGTCTCGCAAAGCTCCTCGATGAGCAACGTGTCGCTCGCGGTGCCCACGGTGGACGCCGGGCGCACCATGAACGCGCTGCGCGCCGGCGTCACCACCGAGCTGCGCGTCGAGGAACAGGACGACGTGGCGGTGCTCGCCATCGTTGGCAGCGGCATGCGCGGACAAAAAGGCGTCTCGGCACGGCTGTTCGGAGCACTGGCCGACGAGGCCATCAACATCCTGATGATCTCGCAGGGCAGCTCCGAGCTCAACATCTCGGTCGCCATCAACGCCGCCGAGGTCGACACCGCCACCCGCGCCGTCCACCGCGCCTTTGGCCTCAGCGGACAGCCGGTGGCCGCCGACTGAATCTTGCCCCGCTCGAACAGAAGAAGGGCCTCGCCCGAGGCCCCTCCCACGCGGCGCCCGCTCAGGGCTTGATGCTCACCCGCAACCCGGTCGATCGCTTGCCGTTGACTTCGACATAGAGCCACGAGCCGCCCACCGGCGCGTCCTGCGGCACGCCCAACACGATCTCGGTGTCGGTCCAGCTCTGAACCGAGGCGGCGGGGATGGCGGAACCGCCGGCCCCGTCCTCGTCGGCGCCGACGATCACGCGGCCCGTACTCGGCCCCCCGAGGAAACGCCCCTGCACGGTCAGCGCGCCGCCGCGCGCCGGGGCTTGCGAGACTTTGATCAGGACGGGGGTGACCGTCACGCCCGCGACCACGCTGGTGCGGGGCGTGCACGACGCGAGCAGGCCGGTCAGCAAAAGGGCAGATACACAAAAACGCAGCATAGAGGGTCCTCCGTGCCCGCAGTCTAGCCGCGCCCTCTTACAATTCCCCACCCGGCCCCCGGCGGCGGAAAGTGAGACGGACGTCCCTATAATGACCCGGTCATGACCGGCTCATCCTCCCACCCTTCCAGCGCGGCGGCCCCGGCCCCGGCGTCCCGCATCCTGATCGTCGCCAACCCCCGGAGCGGCCAGGGCGAGAGCGGCCTGGGCGACTTTGCCGAAGCGCTGCGCGCCGCCGGAGCCGAGGTCGTGCTGCGCGAACTCGAAGCCGGCACCCCGATGGCCGAGTATGTCGCAGACCTCGCCAGCTTCACCGCGCTCGTCGGGGCGGGCGGCGACGGCACGGTGAGCAGCCTCGCCTACGCCGCGCGCTACCAGAACGT
This genomic interval carries:
- a CDS encoding aspartate kinase, producing MSHPPHGLLVMKFGGTNMQDAAAIRHSASLAGRSLKEGVQVVVVVSAMAGVTNGLLHLADAAQGGDIARANDEIAALRTRHFTAAQDLGAAPDSETVRELRELHETLRQAVYGVYLLRELTPRSRDLIVAFGERLSAPLMSLALELSGLRARHLTGGEAGILTDTHFGNARPLPVSYERVRDRLSGFLSSGTTPVIAGFMGETDQGAITTLGRGGTDFSATIVGKALGADEVWAWKDVDGVMSADPRVVGDAQNIGVLSYGEVMELAYFGAKVLHPLAVTPLQESGIPLRVKSAADPDFPGTLVQAQPEEDATHPVKAVTAIRNVSLINVTGAGVLGVPEVVASVFTAIARENVTLLMVSQSSSMSNVSLAVPTVDAGRTMNALRAGVTTELRVEEQDDVAVLAIVGSGMRGQKGVSARLFGALADEAINILMISQGSSELNISVAINAAEVDTATRAVHRAFGLSGQPVAAD
- a CDS encoding cell surface protein, which codes for MLRFCVSALLLTGLLASCTPRTSVVAGVTVTPVLIKVSQAPARGGALTVQGRFLGGPSTGRVIVGADEDGAGGSAIPAASVQSWTDTEIVLGVPQDAPVGGSWLYVEVNGKRSTGLRVSIKP